A single genomic interval of Chitinivibrionales bacterium harbors:
- a CDS encoding 2,3-bisphosphoglycerate-independent phosphoglycerate mutase (catalyzes the interconversion of 2-phosphoglycerate and 3-phosphoglycerate): protein MPPKPVCLIIRDGWGKGKPEKSNGIFSGNTQHTDRYEKEYPTTTILSSGLAVGLPDGYQGNSEVGHLNIGAGRVVY, encoded by the coding sequence ATGCCGCCAAAACCAGTATGCCTGATTATTCGAGACGGATGGGGTAAAGGAAAGCCGGAAAAATCCAACGGAATATTCTCCGGCAATACGCAGCATACCGATCGTTATGAGAAAGAATATCCGACTACAACAATCCTTTCATCGGGCCTTGCCGTGGGGCTTCCCGATGGCTATCAGGGCAACAGTGAAGTCGGTCATCTCAATATCGGCGCCGGCCGGGTTGTGTAT